From the genome of Monomorium pharaonis isolate MP-MQ-018 chromosome 2, ASM1337386v2, whole genome shotgun sequence, one region includes:
- the LOC118644617 gene encoding cytochrome P450 6k1-like: LRFKLTYRKRRGIEFLTPNLFFGNLKNAVLFRSPPSWHIGDLHKMAPPEAPFIGFYIFHKPCLLLRDPEIIKQIMIKDFDTFTDRYFAGFHQKDSMGMKNLFGIKNPTWKYVRSKINPTLTKSKLKNMFPLMIEITEPMMKYINDQLNNQETVKVLDAQNIYYKCTTDLIASIALGTKIDSFYHPNEFTDANTFFYLK; the protein is encoded by the coding sequence CTCAGATTTAAGTTAACTTATAGGAAGAGACGCGGCATTGAATTTCTCACCCCCAATCTGTTTTTTGGCAACCTCAAAAATGCCGTGTTATTCCGTTCCCCACCGTCATGGCACATCGGCGACTTACACAAGATGGCTCCTCCGGAAGCGCCATTTATTGGTTTTTACATCTTTCATAAGCCGTGTCTACTATTACGGGATccagaaataattaaacaaatcatgATCAAAGACTTCGATACTTTCACCGATCGCTACTTTGCTGGCTTCCATCAGAAGGACAGTATGGgcatgaaaaatttgtttggcaTAAAGAATCCGACCTGGAAATATGTGCGGTCTAAGATCAACCCTACTTTAACGAAGagcaagttgaaaaatatgtttccATTGATGATAGAGATTACAGAGCCaatgatgaaatatataaacgatCAACTAAATAATCAAGAAACTGTAAAAGTGTTGGAtgctcaaaatatttattataagtgtACAACTGATCTGATCGCTTCAATAGCGCTCGGTACTAAAATAGACTCTTTTTATCATCCAAACGAATTTACGGAtgcaaatacttttttttatttaaagtaa
- the LOC114255267 gene encoding cytochrome P450 6k1-like, with protein sequence LRFKLTYRKRRGIEFLTPNLFFGNLKNAVLFRSPPSWHIGDLHKMAPPEAPFIGFYIFHKPCLLLRDPEIIKQIMIKDFDTFTDRYFAGFHQKDSMGMKNLFGIKNPTWKYVRSKINPTLTKSKLKNMFPLMIEITEPMMKYINDQLNNQETVKVLDAQNIYYKCTTDLIASIAFGTLY encoded by the coding sequence CTCAGATTTAAGTTAACTTATAGGAAGAGACGCGGCATTGAATTTCTCACCCCCAATCTGTTTTTTGGCAACCTCAAAAATGCCGTGTTATTCCGTTCCCCACCGTCATGGCACATCGGCGACTTACACAAGATGGCTCCTCCGGAAGCGCCATTTATTGGTTTTTACATCTTTCATAAGCCGTGTCTACTATTACGGGATccagaaataattaaacaaatcatgATCAAAGACTTCGATACTTTCACCGATCGCTACTTTGCTGGCTTCCATCAGAAGGACAGTATGGgcatgaaaaatttgtttggcaTAAAGAATCCGACCTGGAAATATGTGCGGTCTAAGATCAACCCTACTTTAACGAAGagcaagttgaaaaatatgtttccATTGATGATAGAGATTACAGAGCCaatgatgaaatatataaacgatCAACTAAATAATCAAGAAACTGTAAAAGTGTTGGAtgctcaaaatatttattataagtgtACAACTGATCTGATCGCTTCAATCGCGTTCGGTACCTTGTACTAA
- the LOC118644447 gene encoding probable cytochrome P450 6g2, translating into MDRGDRCEDKKSASGKKAQIQGLMENEKESKTKKAFKISYWKRRGVEFLTSNLFFGNLKNAVLFRSPSSWHIGDLHKMAPPDAPFIGFYIFHKSCLLLRDPEIIKQIMIKDFDTFTDRYFAGFHQKDSMGMKNLFGIKNPTWKYVRSKINPTLTKSKLKNMFPLMIEITEPMMKYINDQLNNQETVKVLDAQNIYYKCTTDLIASIALGTKIDSFYHPNEFTDANTFFYLK; encoded by the exons ATGGACAGAGGTGATCGATGTGAGGATAAAAAATCAGCCAGTGGAAAGAAAGCACAGATTCAAGGACTGATGGAAAATGAGAAGGAAAGCAAAACAAAGAAGGC ATTTAAGATAAGTTATTGGAAGAGACGCGGCGTTGAATTTCTCACCTCCAATCTGTTTTTTGGCAACCTCAAAAATGCCGTGTTATTCCGTTCCCCATCATCATGGCACATCGGCGACTTACACAAGATGGCTCCTCCGGACGCGCCATTTATTGGTTTTTACATCTTTCATAAGTCGTGTCTACTATTACGGGATCCAgagataattaaacaaatcatgATCAAAGACTTCGATACTTTCACCGATCGCTACTTTGCTGGCTTCCATCAGAAGGACAGTATGGgcatgaaaaatttgtttggcaTAAAGAATCCGACCTGGAAATATGTGCGGTCTAAGATCAACCCTACTTTAACGAAGagcaagttgaaaaatatgtttccATTGATGATAGAGATTACAGAGCCaatgatgaaatatataaacgatCAACTAAATAATCAAGAAACTGTAAAAGTGTTGGAtgctcaaaatatttattataagtgtACAACTGATCTGATCGCTTCAATAGCGCTCGGTACTAAAATAGACTCTTTTTATCATCCAAACGAATTTACGGAtgcaaatacttttttttatttaaagtaa